A stretch of DNA from Variovorax paradoxus:
TGCAACGGCGGTGGTCGGCTGCGGCGCGCCGTTGTCGATCGGCACGCCGGCCTCGCGCGCAAAGCGCTCGACGGTCTGGCGGATGGCCGTGGCCGCGTCCTTCGCGGCGCGAAAGCTCGGACCGTTCGAGGCGGTGCGTTCGTCGAACACGGCCTCGAACTCGGCCAGTGCCTGCTCGCAGGCGTGCACGTCGCGGTGCGTCTTCTGCAGGAACTTCGCGGGCGTGGCGCGGCGCAGGCGGTCGAACTGGTCGACCGTCACCTTGTTGCGCTGCAGCTCGTCGGCCTGCGCTGGCGTGCGGCGGATGGCCTGGTCGAGCGCCAGCGCGGTCTCCCAGACCAGCGCGCTGTGGCCGGTGCTGCCGTCGCTCACGATGGGCGCGCGCTGCAGCAGCTCGACCGAGCGCGAGATCAGCCACGTGACGGTGCCGATCCGCATCTCGATGTCGCCGCCCTCGGGCTGCGGATGCAGCTCGTCCCAGTACTGGCGGCACAGGCCGGTGAGCAGGCGGTAGCCGTCGGCCAGGCCCTCGAAGCCGCGCTGGCTGGCCAGCGCGTCGGTGAGCCACACGCCCAGCCGCAGGTCCTTGGTGGATGCGCGCAGCAGCTTGTCGCACTCGGCGATCACGAAGGGCCAGTTGGCTTCTTTCAGCTCGATGACCCATTCGCCCTGTTCGAGCGAGGGATCGTCGTGCTTGCGCGCTTCCTGGATGGCGTCGAACTCGCGCGAGAACAGCATGTCCTCGCCGCAGGGTTTGGCCTCGGAGATCGGCGCCAGCAACGCCGGCAGATCGAGCCGCGCCGTCATGGCAGCGAGATCGTCAGGTTGGCCTGGCGCGGGCCGAGCTTCACGATGTCCTGGTAGCTCGCGAGTGCGCCCTGCGTGGTGCTGCCCAGGTGCGCCGAGAGGCCGACGAAGCCGAGCAGGCCGATGAGCGAGAACAGCGCGGCCACCACCCACTGCGGCGCCTCGCGCTTGAGCGAGTGCGAGATGAGGTCGGGCAGCGGCCAGTGCGGCGCGAACGGCGTGCGCTTGCCGCGCGCGTTGGCAATCTCGTCGCCCACGCGCGCCGTGAGGTAGGCCAGCTTCTCGGTGCCGTCGATGGCGTACTTGCCCTGGAAGCCCAGCAGAAGGCACATGTAGAACACCTCGAGCGTCTGGATGCGCGCGGCGCCATGCGCCCGCTCGACCTCGAGCATCTGGAAGAAGTTCTCGCCGGCCAGCTGGTCGCCGAACAGCGTGAGCTGCAGCGGCCGCCGCTCCCATTCGGAGCGAATCGCGAACTCGGGCGCCGAAAGCACGAACTCGTCGACGGTGGCGCAGAAGGCGTACTTGGCCGCGTGGATCTGCTCGGCCGTGGCGTCGAGCTTGCGCGCGTTGCGCTCGAACTCGCCCAGGTAGTTGCGGATGCCCGTGAGGAACTGCTCGGTGGTGGCGGGCTGCTGCTTCTTCTTCAGCAGGAACAGCATCACGAAGCCGTCGTACAGCAGGTCGAGCAGGCTCGAGTCGGCGTCGGGCGCCACGCCTGCGGGCGTGAACGACGCGGGCGGCGCGTCGGCGCCCAGCAGGGAAGGGGCCTTGTTCAGGGTGGTGGTGTTCATACGATCAGGCGGATCAGCCGGTCACGGC
This window harbors:
- the icmH gene encoding type IVB secretion system protein IcmH/DotU, whose amino-acid sequence is MNKAPSLLGADAPPASFTPAGVAPDADSSLLDLLYDGFVMLFLLKKKQQPATTEQFLTGIRNYLGEFERNARKLDATAEQIHAAKYAFCATVDEFVLSAPEFAIRSEWERRPLQLTLFGDQLAGENFFQMLEVERAHGAARIQTLEVFYMCLLLGFQGKYAIDGTEKLAYLTARVGDEIANARGKRTPFAPHWPLPDLISHSLKREAPQWVVAALFSLIGLLGFVGLSAHLGSTTQGALASYQDIVKLGPRQANLTISLP
- the tssA gene encoding type VI secretion system protein TssA — its product is MTARLDLPALLAPISEAKPCGEDMLFSREFDAIQEARKHDDPSLEQGEWVIELKEANWPFVIAECDKLLRASTKDLRLGVWLTDALASQRGFEGLADGYRLLTGLCRQYWDELHPQPEGGDIEMRIGTVTWLISRSVELLQRAPIVSDGSTGHSALVWETALALDQAIRRTPAQADELQRNKVTVDQFDRLRRATPAKFLQKTHRDVHACEQALAEFEAVFDERTASNGPSFRAAKDAATAIRQTVERFAREAGVPIDNGAPQPTTAVAPAASAPTAPSRIEPVFDAAMPHSPSSYHAVAHAPAAQPPGIHSRAQAIAQLKEVAAYFEQTEPSSPAAYMANKAARWADMPLHAWLRNVIKNEQELAQLVDLLDLPKGDDESR